GGGCGAGAACTTTGCGTTAATCAAAGTAAAAGGCGCAAAATCCGGAGACTGGCAGCTTGAAGTACGGATAAAGAAAGATGGGCTGGAGAAACAAATGAAACGCTCCGTAAAGGTTACGGGCGTTTAAAAGCAGTAAGAGAAAGTAAACAAAAAAACAGGAGGAAAAAGAGAAATGAAACGGTTCGTAATGTTAGTAACAGTATTAGCGTTAGCATCAGGATTATCCTTTGCGGCAACACCGGCAGCGGAAACAGATGATACAGCGACCACAACGACAGCTGCGCAGCCAACAACCACGCCAGCTGTGGATGTAGTAACAGCTGCACCGGCAACAAATACAGTTGCGGCTGATGTTGACAAAAAAGCGGTAGCAGATGCTGTAAAGAAATGTGAAATGAAAGCAAATAAAGTTAAAGCGGATAAAAAGACGAAAGCGAAGTCAGTGGAAGTCCTTAAATCTTTAGTAGATAAAGGCGTTCCTGTAGAGAAAGCGCTTAATGCAGTAACAAAAGCATTGGATAACGGTGCGAAGGGTGAAGGAGTAGCAAAAGCTGCGCAGGAAAATACAGCAACAACAACGTCAACGGAATCAAAAGAAAAAACTGCGGTAAAAACCTCAAAGACTTCAGATGGCGATAAAGAACAAGCGAAAGATCGTGACCAGAAGAGAGACAGGAAGCACAAGACACCGCCACCACCAGCTCCTGTGACAAATACAACTGGTACGTCAACGACCGGGACAAATGATGCAAACCAAACCCAGACTCAAACTCAAACCCAAACTCAGACACAACCTGTGCCGGATCAGGATCGGTTAAGGTTACAGAATGGTAGATAAGGCAAAAATTAGTTAGATACAATCATCTAATACAAGACGCTCGCGGTACATAATATCGCGAGCGTTTTGTTTTATACAAAAACATTTATAATATATATGAAAGTTTATATTGATATGTATCGAAAAAAGGGAAACCGTGAAACATGACAAAACCTGACCGTATAAATATATTTATTATAATATCAGCCGTAATATTTTTGCTTAGCCCAATACTGTTCTCTAGAACGTTATATCATAACTTCGGCGATGTTTACCGTTATTACTATCCCTTCAAAAATTTTGCGGTAGAAACTCTTACCCTTGGCGCGGTACCGTTATGGAATCCGTATATCTTTAGCGGAATGCCGTTTCTCGCGAGCCCGCAAAATGCGGTGTTTTACCCGTTAAGCACACCAACATACTTTTTTAAGGTAGTCCCTGGGATGAACTGGTCAGTATTACTATATCTTCTTTACGGCAGCGTGTTTATATACCTTTTTCTACGTAAGTATTTTAAATTATCCTCAACAGCGCTACTTGGCGCGTTATTATTTGCGTACCTGCCGTTCAATATCTTAAAAATAACAGCGGGACATCCCGCGTTTTTAGCCGGGATAATGTCTTTCCCTGCAGTATTGTTGTTTATCCATGATTTACTCAACCGTAAACGGTTAAACTGGTTTATGGTTGGTTTATCCGCACTGGCTATAAGCTTCATGTTTTTATCCGGGCATACACAGGCGTATTATATTCTAATGATATTATTAGTATTATTTGTTCTTGCGGTCAAACCATCACATTTATTGTGGTTAATCCCGCCGATATTATTGTCGTTTATTATCACCGCACCACAATTATTGCCAACTCTGGAGTTCGCGTTTATCTCCCAGCGCGCGGATGCCGGGATCTGGGATTATAGCTCCATTGTATCGTACTCGTTACCGTTGAAAAACCTGTTATTATTTCTTAACCCAAACATTTTTCATTCTGTTGGCATACACGGAACCATCAACCTCCCTTACCCCAGCGACTTTTTTGAACTCCAATGCCTATGGATGGGAACATTGCCGTTAATACTGGCAGCCGGAGCAACAGTTATTGGGTTAAAAACCAGGAAGTATTCAATTATTGTGTGGGTGATAATTGTATTTATAGGCATCTTTCTTGCTATGGGTGCGTTTAATCCGGTAAATAAGTATTTATATAAAATCCTTCCAGGTTTAACATACTTTCGTGCACCGGGACGGTTCATTTTTTTATCCCTCTTCGCGTTAATAATGCTAGCTTTATATGGTTGGGAGTATAGTTGTCAATATTTCAGTACACAGGTTAAAAACAAATGGTATGGCGTCTTTGTTTTATATTTTATTACAGTTATGGCAGCACGGTTATTTTTTTGGAATACTCATTTTATTCATTCCGGTGACAATGTGTATTCCAATCCATCCGCTTATGCAAAGGATATGCAAAGCTTGAACACTACGGGATGTTACCGTATATACACCGCACCGGAGGTTGGTAATCACAATAAAGCAATGCTTTATCATCTGTACAACACAAACGGCTGCGAAGTTATAATTCCAAAGAATTATGTTAGATACACATCCTCTTTAGGCGCTCGGTGGACTACCATAGATACTGATTTTTATAATGCGGAACAAAAGTTATTATCTATACTTGCAGTGAAATGGTCTCTGATAGAAAATGGTAGCACGGGGATAAAATTGTATGAAACACCTATGGTAGAACCGATGTTTTACTACAGTCAAACCGGTAATTCGCAGAGGTATATCCCCAAAATCCTGCAGCCGGAACCCAACACATATATATTATCAAATTTCATATGTCCTCCGGGTTCTGTCTGTACTTTGAAAATGTCGGGTACAAACCTATCGGGATGGTATGTAATACACAGAAATAAGTATTTTAAAGCAACAGATACCGGGGATTATGGTAGTGAATATACAGCAACTTTGTCGGGTGATAAGGAAGAAACCATTGTATTGAAGTATAAACCGGTAATGTTTACAATAGGCACGGTATTGGGTATATTAACAATACTTTCCGGGTGCTGGTTAATTCTTATTTTTCTTTAGTTCACTAAATTTATTCTTAAACTCTTCAAGGCGTTTTATAAGTTTATCTTCATCAAGCGTAACAACCTTATCCCCGCCAGAAAAAAAGCCGGTAGTCGCGTCTTCACTCCAGTCTAAAATTATATTAAGCTCCTGTTCGGTAAGGTCAATCTTCATTTAGTTTCTTTATACCTTTCTCAATCTTTTTTTGTATTTGGCCTATATCCTTCTGCTGTTCCTGTAATTCCTTCAACGACTTCATAGGTTGTTCCATTTTCTTCTGTACTTCCTTACTAACATCAATTTTCTGCAAGTCTTTCACTTCCTGAGGAACAATATCGTCCCATTCAATCATTTTACTGAATACTTGAGAAGAATATGATTCTGCGGCGTACTGTTTTAACTGCGGGAACATAGTTAATACAAAAAATATTGCGGATGCAATGATGAACCCAAATGCGAACCCTACCACCCCACCGAGGATACGGTCGATGAAGCCCAGCATTAATGCGTGCAAGATTTTTTTTAGTATTAAACCTAACAGAAAAACAATGCCGCTGCTAATAAAAAAAAGAAGGATATAGTTTACTATTAACGGAAGATTCGGGACAATAACCCAGTTGTTGCCATACGACATAGCAAAAAGGATCCCTACTGCCGCGGAAAATACTGAGGTGATCATACTGATAACCCCGCGGGAAACACCGAAGCCTATACCGAATAATAATACTATGGTTACAACAATATCTACCCAGTTAATTGCTTGCATTTAATCTCCTCTTTATTACTGCTTTACCTGCTATTTTTTAAAGAATACATTACCATCCCCGTAGGAAGTTTGGGATAAAAATATGTGGATTTATGCGGCATAAACTCGCTGTTATTAGCTACGGCTTTTACATCTTTTATTCTTGGAGACGGAAGGAATATCGAAAAAACCTTATTTCCCGCATACTTCTTCGAATCGGAAGAAAGGTCAGAAAAGTTTTTGTAATACCTTACTTCGTGAACCGGAAGTTTTGGGATTAATAAAGAGTGAAGTACCGTTACTTCCAACTGTCGGTAGATGTTTGAGGCACGGGGGTGCATCTTTCTTATTTCAGCTATACCTTTGGGTGTAAGTTTTACGCTAAACTTTTTACCGAGATACGAAATTATACAGGTAATATTTTTCTTGGGTACAAAATTGTTAACCGGAGTAAAAACAAAGTAAGTTCTTAGTTCGTTAAACAGTTTATTTAGCTCAATTTTATTTTTTAGTACCGCCATTCTGTGAGTAGGAAGTACCAGCAACCCAGGATCTTCCATTGCGGTAAGGCCGACAAGGCAGTATTGTGCAGAATCAATCCCGCGGTTGTTCTTTGCATACATCACACCGGTTTCGTACCGGTGATGCCCGTCAGCTATATAGACAACTGTTTTTTTGAACATCTTAGAAATATTGTCACAGAGTTCCGGCGAGGATACCACCCATAACCGCTGGCGTGTATGGTATTTATCATAAAAATCATTTACCGGTTGATTCTTAAGGCAATATGAATGTATAAACTTTGTTATCCTATTATTATTATCACTAAAAATCCCGAATACCGGGCTGATGTTGAGTTTTGTTGCGTTATAAAGCCGTAACCTATCATTTTTATATTTTTTAAACGTATGCTCATGAGGCCGAACATTTTTACCGAACGGTTCTGCTTTTAACGCTACAAAAATACCATAACGTGTATAGATTTTACTATCTGTAAGATTGTTAAATGACTGGCTGTAAATATAAAACGCTGCGGAGCTATCCTGTTCCAGAACGTGTTTAGTTATCCATTTCTTATAAATACTTTGGGCGGTAAGATATTTATTCTTACCCTGAGGAAGCTCCAGCCGTACAATGTTATACGGGCTTACCTGGCGGTACCACGCGCGTTCTTCTACCGGGATAACGTCGTAGGGCGGGCAGATAAAATTTTGTATACCGTCTTTTCTCAAGGTTCTATAATGTATACCTTTAAACGGTTGAATGATTACCATGAAATAAATTCCTTTACTCCCAACTACTTTGTATTTCCGACCAACTGCGTAATCGCATCGGCGTACTTGTGAGCCGTACTTCTGAGGATACTCCAGCATCGTAATACACGGTCATTGTGTTAATAGTAACAGCACCTAGAACTTTAATTACACCCACAATTTTGGCATTCGCGCCGGCATTTGAAAAATTACGTCCTACGTAAAGAAATCCGCGCATGCCGCAGTTAGAGATTGAATATTGCCCGCCTTCTCCTGCAGCGGCAAACTCCGAAGTCCACATGCTCTGTGCGCTGGGATGGAGGTACTCATTTTGCGCGCCAACGGGTATTGTGGCAATATAAGTTTTGAAGTCCGCGTTAAAATCACAATCCTGTGTTACTACAAGAGCATCGACGTCAAGCCAGCATTTACCGCTGGGAAGGCTTGCATTTCCTTCAATATAAATAACGGATGTAGAACTTTCATATTCATAATTTCCGCTGCCGGATGCTGCGCGGAATTCTATGCCGTTAGGATTATCCGCCGCACGGAAGTACCCGCTTCCTGCCGGATATGCAACTGCCGAACCGGTACCGCTGCCCTTACGTGGAGCAGTCATCCTGGAATTCATAGCGAGCATACGGTAATAATCAAGGTCCACCTGCGGAGGATTACCTAAATCTTCATATGCCCAGTATTCCAACCCGTCAGTATTTGGAGGTGATGTGTCAACATCACGCCCAACGATACGGCCTTTAGATATTTTTCGTGGATAATATGTCGACGGAGCCATCTCTATTGAACTGTAAGTAACCACAGGCCCCCAGTGAACGGTAAGGTTGGGTTTATAATCAATTGTTCCGTCGATATCCAAACTCGCATTCACGGCATTACGTGAATATACCGCCACAATTGTGCGTACCTCACGCTGGTCCTTATCCTGTCCCTTGGCAGTGATCTGTACTTCATTAGGAAGTGCAGTGGAACTTATATCAATCACATATTCCCCTACAGATGCTCCATTAACAGTCTCAGTGTATGATTCAGAGGTTAACCCGCGGTAGCCTTCAATTTTTGTTCCTTCAAGTATTTGTTCCCAGGTAAAGTCGGATTCTCTTAGTTTCCATACTCCGCGGTCAACCCCGGCTTCTGCTAAATGAAAAGCAGTAGTGGTTTTCTTTTGCTTTACTGTCCACCTGGCTTCGTTTTGCACTAAGCTTACCAGCATAGGAATCATTATCATAAATACCAGTAAAACTGCAACAACTACCAGTATTGCAGCCTGCCCGGATTGGTTTATTCGTAGTTTTACCATGATGTCACCACTTCATTCCATGAAATACGCTGCGCGTTTGAACTTGTAAGGTGTATCTCGCTTGTAACGGTGCTATCATAGTAAACTGTCATAGTATTCAAGGTCACCTGCCCAATGACTTTAATTGCGCCAACGATTATGGCATTAGCTCCGGCATTGCTCATCTTACCTCCAACATACAAAAATCCGTGCATCCCGCAGCTGGATATACTATAAATCCCGCCCTCTCCAATTGGAGCAAAATTTGTTGTCCAAAACCCTTGTGCGCTGGGATGCAGGTATTCATTTTGTGCGCCAACAGGAATTGTAGCGCCGTAGGTTTGGAAGTCCGCATTAAAATCGCAGTCCCCGGTGACAATCAACGCAGCTACGTCGAGCCAGCATTTGCCACTGGGCAAGCTAGCGTTACCTTCTACATAAATAACTGATGTAGAATTCTCAAATGTATAATTCCCTGAGCCTGTAGGTGCACGGAATTCATAACCATTTGGATTATCCGCTGCGCGGAAGTATCCGCTACCTGAAGGAAACGCAGTTGCCGCCCCGGAACCAGAACCTTTCCGCATAGGAAGTACTTGCGATGCTATGGCTAAAGTTTTGTAATACGCTAAATCCACTCTTGGCGGATTACCTAAATCTTCATATGCCCAGTATTCCAGATCGTCAGTATTTGGTGATGACTGGTCAACATCGCGCCCAACAATACGGCCTTTAGATATTTTTCGGGGATAGTATTTAGTGGGAGACATCTCTATGGAACCATAAGTAACCACGGGTCCCCAGTGGACTGTAAGGTTAGGTTTATACTCAATCGTACTATCCACGTCAATTGGTCCGACAATAACCTGTTTACGGTAATACGCTTCAATTGCGCGGACTTCATAACTTGATGCATCCTTTGCTTTAGAAAATACACGGACAACGTTTGATTGTGATGTACTCGCAATATCAATGGCATACTCACCCATGAGTTTGCCCGCGCTGTCATACTCTTTATACGACTCCGAGGTATACCCGCGGTAACCTTCAATTTTAGTACCCGTGACAATATCGTCCCATACGGAACTTGATTCCTGCATTTTCCATACTCCGCGGTCAAGCCCTGCTTCAGCAAGATGAAACGCCGTGGTAGTGCGTTTAGTTTTTACAGAAGTTTTTGTTTCCTGTGAAACCAGATTCACTAATAATTCCATACCTAGAATAAAGACCATCATTATAACTATAACAAGCAATATTACCTGTCCGGACTCATCGTTAAGCTTCAGGGTACTCGTATTATTATGTGATCTAGTCATTCATCACCCTGATTTGTTCAACAGACATCTGTAAAGCTTTAGTCCCGGAGTAAATAGCTTTTTCAAAACTTAGTGATACCGCTATGATTGCCGTGTCATCACTCTTTGGAAACGCAAAGGTTGCTACACGTAAACCTTCAGCAAGTGTATCTGTACGGTATGTAGTCCCGTTATCCATACTAACTTTTTGGTATAACTTACTGTTTTCCTGGTAGTAAATAACCATTTGATCTTTAACTGTAGTAAAACTCATCTTTGAACACGGCGGCTGATTAGTTTCTGAGGAAATGCGTATGGTAGACGCCTGAGCCTGGCGAATGGTACGGTTCATTAAGTCAAGACAACGCCGTGCATCACGTTGGATCTCAGCACGTACCTGTGATAACTGAAAAAAACGCATACCGTTAACCAAAAATGTTGCCATCAAAGAACCAAGAATTCCCATAATAGCAACCCCGATAAGAACTTCCACCAAAGTCATACCGCGGTTATTAGATTTCTTAGCACGGTTGAGTATTTTAAGCATATTTTTTATGGCCATTCAAAGTCAACAGCCTGTTCATGCCCGGCTGTTATTGAGTTACTGTTACTATTTTTTCTGGAATAAGTTACCAAACTGCTGGTAACAGCGCTGGTGTACCACGCATAAACATTGTATGAATATCCTCCGCGGACTTCCAGGCTATACGTACCTTCAGCATTGCTGATTGTAGCGTAATATAGATTAGTTGATGAAGGATCACCGATCTCCGGAGGGTCAGTACTAATTGTAGAAGTCGTAGCCATAACCAGGATTCCGGTTTTGATTGATACTCCATTATTTTTTACGGTACCCACAAATTTGCCATAAGCTGATGTAACAACAAAAGTTGAAACCTCAACAGTTTGGCCGGATAA
This portion of the Elusimicrobiota bacterium genome encodes:
- a CDS encoding DUF1015 domain-containing protein, which produces MVIIQPFKGIHYRTLRKDGIQNFICPPYDVIPVEERAWYRQVSPYNIVRLELPQGKNKYLTAQSIYKKWITKHVLEQDSSAAFYIYSQSFNNLTDSKIYTRYGIFVALKAEPFGKNVRPHEHTFKKYKNDRLRLYNATKLNISPVFGIFSDNNNRITKFIHSYCLKNQPVNDFYDKYHTRQRLWVVSSPELCDNISKMFKKTVVYIADGHHRYETGVMYAKNNRGIDSAQYCLVGLTAMEDPGLLVLPTHRMAVLKNKIELNKLFNELRTYFVFTPVNNFVPKKNITCIISYLGKKFSVKLTPKGIAEIRKMHPRASNIYRQLEVTVLHSLLIPKLPVHEVRYYKNFSDLSSDSKKYAGNKVFSIFLPSPRIKDVKAVANNSEFMPHKSTYFYPKLPTGMVMYSLKNSR
- a CDS encoding CvpA family protein, with amino-acid sequence MQAINWVDIVVTIVLLFGIGFGVSRGVISMITSVFSAAVGILFAMSYGNNWVIVPNLPLIVNYILLFFISSGIVFLLGLILKKILHALMLGFIDRILGGVVGFAFGFIIASAIFFVLTMFPQLKQYAAESYSSQVFSKMIEWDDIVPQEVKDLQKIDVSKEVQKKMEQPMKSLKELQEQQKDIGQIQKKIEKGIKKLNED
- a CDS encoding type II secretion system protein is translated as MAIKNMLKILNRAKKSNNRGMTLVEVLIGVAIMGILGSLMATFLVNGMRFFQLSQVRAEIQRDARRCLDLMNRTIRQAQASTIRISSETNQPPCSKMSFTTVKDQMVIYYQENSKLYQKVSMDNGTTYRTDTLAEGLRVATFAFPKSDDTAIIAVSLSFEKAIYSGTKALQMSVEQIRVMND